From Camelina sativa cultivar DH55 chromosome 5, Cs, whole genome shotgun sequence:
AATTCTGAAAGCAAACGTCAAAAACTTTTTGTCTATAATTCCAAAATTGGTAAATAATGAATCCTtcgtttccttttcttctctctcaatctcttttgatttgattcttcttcgtcgtcgtcgtcgtctgaATCCGCGTTTCTTTAACTCCAAAGTCCAACGCCACCACGCCTCCAAATTTTTCTTCCGCTGTAaaccttcttcctcctctctctctctttgaatttttcttcaaatttggcttctttttttttagtatctcTGGTTCTTAAATCAGGTTTGTTCTGAATCGAggttatatatagttttgtcttGTATTTTCATTTGGCTCTTTGATCTAAATCTTGGGAATTCCCTGATATGGTGTTCTCAAATTGTCTTTGCATTGATCAGCTCTTATTAGGATTCATAAAACTAATGTGACAATTGTATTGTGTGGGGTTAAAGTTTAAGTCTTGCTATTTCTTGACGGTAGATTTGCACTTCGTCAATCAAGTTAGATTGTGTTTTTAGCTTCAGTTTGATCTAAGCCAAGCCATTTGATTTCAACACTTCTGATTGATCTTTACTTTggctttttttatatatttctgcAGAGGATTCAACTTGTGATCAGTAAGTAGCTTTAACTGTTTAATGGAGAATCACGGTCCACGCTATCCATATCCTTATGGTCAGTATCCATACCCTTACCCATACCCAGCTCCTGCTCCTTATAGACCTCCCAGCTCTGAGCCATACCCACCACCACCCCCTACCAATCAATACAATGCTCCTTATTACCCTTACCCACCACCACCGCAATATGCAACACCTCCACCACCGTATGCATCACCACCGCCGCCTCATCAGCACCCTTCAGGTTCCCATTCTGGTCCATTAGACTATAGCCACAACCCACAACAATCTTCTTCTCATCCCGGTCCTCCTGAGTATCACCGACACTCTTTCGACTACCAACAACAACCTTCTCCTTACCCTTATCCTCGGCCGCAAGCTAACTTTAGCACATATGGTCACCCTCCTCACTATTCGTATCAAGAGCCACCCCAATACCCTCCTCCACCTGAAACTAAACCCCAAgagactcctcctcctcctcctcctcagcaAACTCAGGGCTATCCAGAATACCGTAGGCAAGACTGTCTCAGTTCTGTAGATAATGTAAGCAATTCTGGATCTGCTTATCCTCCTGTGGATGAACTTCTCAGTGGTATGCACATTTCTAATAATAACCAACCAGCGCCCTCTGTTCCACAATTATCCTCCCTCCCTTCAAACTCTTGGCAAAGTCGCCCTGGTGATTTGTATGGTTACCCTAACAGCTCGTTTCCAAATAACTCTCATTTGCCACACTTAGGGCGAGTAGATTCGTCTAGCTCTTATTCTCCTGTCTATGGATCATCTGAATCGCCTCATAGTGGGGATATGCAGATGACTCTGTTTGGTAAAGGATCATTGAAGGTTCTATTGTTGCATGGGAATTTGGATATTTGGATCTATCATGCAAAGAATCTCCCAAACATGGATATGTTCCATAAGACACTGGGTGATATGTTTGGAAGATTGCCAGGGAAAATTGAAGGGCAGCTTAGCAGTAAGATTACCAGTGATCCTTATGTTTCTGTATCAGTTGCTGGTGCTGTGATTGGTAGAACATATGTCATGAGCAACAGCGAAAATCCTGTTTGGATGCAGCATTTTTATGTTCCTGTTGCTCATCATGCCGCAGAAGTTCATTTTGTTGTTAAAGACAGTGATGTTGTGGGTTCACAGCTTATAGGGCTGGTTGCAATCCCAGTGGAACAGATTTACTCTGGTGCAAAAACTGAAGGAACTTATCCGATTCTAAACAGTAATGGGAAGCCTTGTAAACCAGGGGCAAATTTATCATTATCGATCCAGTATACCCCTATGGACAAACTCAGTGTTTATCATCATGGAGTTGGGGCAGGTCCTGATTACCAGGGGGTACCTGGAACATACTTTCCGCTTAGAAAAGGCGGAACTGTGAGATTGTATCAAGATGCACATGTCCCAGAAGGGATGCTCCCGGGTATAAGACTGGACAATGGGATGTCTTACGAACATGGGAAATGTTGGCATGATATGTTTGATGCCATACGCCAGGCGAGGCGATTAATTTATATCACAGGTTGGTCAGTGTGGCACAAAGTTAGGCTGGTTCGTGATAAAGTAGGTCCGGCATCAGAATGTACACTTGGGGAGCTCCTAAGATCAAAGTCCCAAGAAGGCGTGAGAGTCCTGCTTTTGATTTGGGATGACCCAACTTCACGTAGCATCTTGGGTTATAAAACAGTAAGTTACACACACCCTCTGGTTTCTACCACACTTTCTTTTCGTTTGAgttcattattttcttattaatatcTCGTATTCTATTTCGTAGTTAACGTGCGGAAGTCGGAATATTTTTAGAGTTTCATTTAATCAATTGCTTTGGTTTCATGacatttcttcatttttatagtAACAATTATCGTGTAAATCATTAAGCTATATGAGTTTGAAATTCAGTATTCTATAGATTGGAGAAGCCTTATTCATGTAGTACTACTACTTCATTATGAGATATGTACTTAGTCTATTTGGCAGGGCTTGTCAAATATCTGGTGTCTCatattaattttaacttttgaCTCAACTTGTTCACCTGAACAGGATGGAGTTATGGCAACTCATGATGAGGAGACACGGCGTTTTTTCAAGCACTCCTCAGTTCAAGTCCTGCTCTGCCCCCGAAATGCTGGAAAGCGACATAGTTGGGTCAAGCAGAGGGTAGAGTAGCACTTCCTTTGTCCTCTTTTTTTAAACTAGGTATCCAGCttctaataaaattttggtcTATCAGGAAGTTGGGACAATCTATACACATCACCAAAAGAACGTAATAGTTGATGCCGATGCTGGTGGCAACAGAAGGAAAATTGTAGCTTTTGTTGGTGGTCTTGATCTGTGTGATGGCCGATATGACACTCCTCAACATCCGTTGTTCAGGACACTACAGACAATTCATAAAGATGATTTTCACAACCCCACTTTTACGGTACAGTTTCTTCATATTGCGTAGCTTTCTTGGCAATACTTAGTAAGCGATTACCTTGAACGGGAGCTAGGAGCCATATTTGTTCTCTTTATGGCAATTTGATATTTAACTTGTTTAAATGGTATCGTTTgacattgatttatttagtcTTTGTTCGggcttcatttttttgtttaactaaatTATGCAAACAATTACCGAATTGCTAATTATTTCAGTAgctgtgcttttttttttttgttaagatctTGTCTTCCAAAgttttttcaacttttctttGCCATTTGTAAATATCAAAGAATTGTTGAGCTCTGACATTGATAACGATCTGGTAATGGCCTAACACCTTAATTTATGTActaataaatgttaatatttcgACAGGGAAACCTTTCAGGATGTCCAAGAGAGCCTTGGCATGACTTACACAGTAAGATCGATGGTCCAGCTGCGTATGATGTGCTGACCAACTTCGAGGAGAGATGGTTGAAAGCTGCGAAGCCTAGCGGGATCAAGAAGTTTAAGACTTCCTATGACGATGCATTATTAAGGATCGATAGGATTCCAGATATATTAGGAGTTTCGGATACTCCTACTGTTAGTGAGAACGATCCTGAGGCTTGGCATGTTCAGGTAAGAACATCAAAACTGTCACTGTCTGGAAGAAGACTGGTGTGATCAATATATTAAATGAAGCCATGATTTAGATCTAACGCATTCTTTACTATTGCATGCTAGTTAGAGATGAAGAGAAATACTTGATGAACATTAGCTAATTAGTGTTTAGACTCATTTAGCAACATATCGTCTGACACCAATTTCCGAGTACCCCGATTCTTCTCTTAATCTCTAGCCATTGTTATGAAAGGGATCCTTCTGATTTGCCTTTATATAGAGAGGTTTCGTTGAAACTATTCTGTAGAGTTGGTGAAAGGTGTCATATTATAATAGATCATGCAGAGTTTGAAATTTGGTCCAAAACATTGTCCTGGACAATTATTTCGTTATAGTAGGAAGATAATCGCGGTTCATATTAGGCAAGCTAAGCTGATGTGTTTCTGGTTTGGTACAGATTTTCCGTTCAATCGACTCAAACTCTGTGAAAGGTTTCCCAAAGGATCCAAAAGATGCTACGTGCAAGGTGACTTGAAAAAGCAAAGGAATCTTTAGCTATCATTATGTTTCGGTGTCAGAAAACTAATCCATGAaaggatttttgttttggatagAACTTGGTGTGTGGGAAAAACGTGCTGATTGATATGAGCATACACACAGCGTATGTCAAAGCCATTCGTGCAGCCCAACACTTCATTTACATTGAGAATCAGTATTTCATTGGGTCATCCTACAACTGGAATGCGCATAAGGACATAGGTTTGGTTATATGTCTCTGCTCATTAATTTCAAGAATACAAGAAACTTAAGTTTGCTCGTatagttataaaaaattttCCTAAGAAAAAGGCATCAGGCAGTTTTGTCTATATATTCTAATCTGTGTCACATGTTATGACATCTATGAAATTATTCTTGTCAACCATGACCTCCTACTTCTTATCTTTGTGCTAGCTTTAGGTTTATTATTTGTGTCAGTCTCCCATTTCCGATTTTATTACTAATTCGGATTCGATTCGATTTGAGTTGCATTGACTCTTAACATTGCTATATAACGTTGGTGCGTAGGTGCTAATAATTTGATTCCTATGGAAATTGCGTTGAAGATAGCTGAAAAGATCAGGGCAAATGAACGCTTTGCTGCATATATTGTCATTCCAATGTGGCCAGAAGGTGTTCCAACCGGTGCTGCTACCCAGAGGATTCTATATTGGCAGGTATTTCTGAGTAAAAACTTGTGGCGTGGTTTTCTAAGCCAAAATTTTCCTTACTTTTTCTCAAATCagaaattagaaatcacaaaaccaagaagaagaaactagtAGAGATAGATGCatgtaatatttatgttttcttacGTGAGTTCTGTCTGGGTATTTGGAGATTATGAAACTGAATGTCAGTGTTATCAACGTTGCAGCACAAGACAATGCAGATGATGTATGAGACTATCTACAAGGCGTTGGTGGAGACAGGGCTTGAAGGAGCTTTCTGCCCACAAGATTACCTCAATTTCTTCTGTCTTGGGAACCGAGAAATGGTGGATGGAATCGATAACTCAGGAACAGGGAGTCCAAGCAACGCAAACACTCCTCAGGTAACTAAACGCCGATGCCTGCTGCTTAACTTTCTCATGTTGCTGAAACGAGGAGTCCCGATGGTGTTGCAGGCATTGAGTAGGAAAAGCAGAAGATTTATGATCTATGTTCACTCTAAAGGGATGGTAGTTGATGATGAATACGTACTAATTGGTTCTGCAAATATAAACCAACGGTCAATGGAAGGCACAAGAGATACAGAGATTGCAATGGGAGCATACCAGCCTCAACATACATGGGCAAGGAAACATTCTGGTCCTCGGGGTCAGGTAAATCCCTATAGCCATGCACTGAACACATCACCAAAAGAATTTGGATCATTGGGTTTTTCTCTTGTATCCTCTGCAGATCTATGGATACAGAATGTCGCTTTGGGCAGAGCATATGGCAACATTAGATGACTGTTTCACTCAACCGGAGAGTATAGAATGTGTAAGAAAAGTGAGAACAATGGGAGAGAGAAACTGGAGCCAGTTTGCAGCTGAAGAAGTGTCAGACATGAGAGGACATTTGTTAAAGTATCCAGTGGAAGTTGATCGAAAAGGTAAAGTCCGACCACTTCCCGGGAGTGAGACGTTCCCTGACGTAGGAGGCAACATTGTCGGATCGTTCATAGCCATACAAGAGAATTTAACCATTTGAGAAGAAGCAGTGTCACTCgcttttaacaatatttttttctgtggaTATTGGTCacctttaataaaataataaggaAGATTAATTTGGTCACCTTTGCACATTATTTATAACTTATTTAGTGTATGTAATAAATTTATGATCcagaatatattttgtataatatcaATAAAGTATATAGTTTGGCTGCTACATATTAAAATTGAAGAAATCGAATTacaatttttacaaaaagtaacaaatcaaattgtgaaagaaaaaaaaaagtaacaaatctCTGTTTTCATAAAAGATGCTTAAAACAGAGC
This genomic window contains:
- the LOC104785174 gene encoding phospholipase D beta 1 isoform X1 translates to MENHGPRYPYPYGQYPYPYPYPAPAPYRPPSSEPYPPPPPTNQYNAPYYPYPPPPQYATPPPPYASPPPPHQHPSGSHSGPLDYSHNPQQSSSHPGPPEYHRHSFDYQQQPSPYPYPRPQANFSTYGHPPHYSYQEPPQYPPPPETKPQETPPPPPPQQTQGYPEYRRQDCLSSVDNVSNSGSAYPPVDELLSGMHISNNNQPAPSVPQLSSLPSNSWQSRPGDLYGYPNSSFPNNSHLPHLGRVDSSSSYSPVYGSSESPHSGDMQMTLFGKGSLKVLLLHGNLDIWIYHAKNLPNMDMFHKTLGDMFGRLPGKIEGQLSSKITSDPYVSVSVAGAVIGRTYVMSNSENPVWMQHFYVPVAHHAAEVHFVVKDSDVVGSQLIGLVAIPVEQIYSGAKTEGTYPILNSNGKPCKPGANLSLSIQYTPMDKLSVYHHGVGAGPDYQGVPGTYFPLRKGGTVRLYQDAHVPEGMLPGIRLDNGMSYEHGKCWHDMFDAIRQARRLIYITGWSVWHKVRLVRDKVGPASECTLGELLRSKSQEGVRVLLLIWDDPTSRSILGYKTDGVMATHDEETRRFFKHSSVQVLLCPRNAGKRHSWVKQREVGTIYTHHQKNVIVDADAGGNRRKIVAFVGGLDLCDGRYDTPQHPLFRTLQTIHKDDFHNPTFTGNLSGCPREPWHDLHSKIDGPAAYDVLTNFEERWLKAAKPSGIKKFKTSYDDALLRIDRIPDILGVSDTPTVSENDPEAWHVQIFRSIDSNSVKGFPKDPKDATCKNLVCGKNVLIDMSIHTAYVKAIRAAQHFIYIENQYFIGSSYNWNAHKDIGANNLIPMEIALKIAEKIRANERFAAYIVIPMWPEGVPTGAATQRILYWQHKTMQMMYETIYKALVETGLEGAFCPQDYLNFFCLGNREMVDGIDNSGTGSPSNANTPQVTKRRCLLLNFLMLLKRGVPMVLQALSRKSRRFMIYVHSKGMVVDDEYVLIGSANINQRSMEGTRDTEIAMGAYQPQHTWARKHSGPRGQIYGYRMSLWAEHMATLDDCFTQPESIECVRKVRTMGERNWSQFAAEEVSDMRGHLLKYPVEVDRKGKVRPLPGSETFPDVGGNIVGSFIAIQENLTI
- the LOC104785174 gene encoding phospholipase D beta 1 isoform X2, with translation MENHGPRYPYPYGQYPYPYPYPAPAPYRPPSSEPYPPPPPTNQYNAPYYPYPPPPQYATPPPPYASPPPPHQHPSGSHSGPLDYSHNPQQSSSHPGPPEYHRHSFDYQQQPSPYPYPRPQANFSTYGHPPHYSYQEPPQYPPPPETKPQETPPPPPPQQTQGYPEYRRQDCLSSVDNVSNSGSAYPPVDELLSGMHISNNNQPAPSVPQLSSLPSNSWQSRPGDLYGYPNSSFPNNSHLPHLGRVDSSSSYSPVYGSSESPHSGDMQMTLFGKGSLKVLLLHGNLDIWIYHAKNLPNMDMFHKTLGDMFGRLPGKIEGQLSSKITSDPYVSVSVAGAVIGRTYVMSNSENPVWMQHFYVPVAHHAAEVHFVVKDSDVVGSQLIGLVAIPVEQIYSGAKTEGTYPILNSNGKPCKPGANLSLSIQYTPMDKLSVYHHGVGAGPDYQGVPGTYFPLRKGGTVRLYQDAHVPEGMLPGIRLDNGMSYEHGKCWHDMFDAIRQARRLIYITGWSVWHKVRLVRDKVGPASECTLGELLRSKSQEGVRVLLLIWDDPTSRSILGYKTDGVMATHDEETRRFFKHSSVQVLLCPRNAGKRHSWVKQREVGTIYTHHQKNVIVDADAGGNRRKIVAFVGGLDLCDGRYDTPQHPLFRTLQTIHKDDFHNPTFTGNLSGCPREPWHDLHSKIDGPAAYDVLTNFEERWLKAAKPSGIKKFKTSYDDALLRIDRIPDILGVSDTPTVSENDPEAWHVQIFRSIDSNSVKGFPKDPKDATCKNLVCGKNVLIDMSIHTAYVKAIRAAQHFIYIENQYFIGSSYNWNAHKDIGANNLIPMEIALKIAEKIRANERFAAYIVIPMWPEGVPTGAATQRILYWQHKTMQMMYETIYKALVETGLEGAFCPQDYLNFFCLGNREMVDGIDNSGTGSPSNANTPQALSRKSRRFMIYVHSKGMVVDDEYVLIGSANINQRSMEGTRDTEIAMGAYQPQHTWARKHSGPRGQIYGYRMSLWAEHMATLDDCFTQPESIECVRKVRTMGERNWSQFAAEEVSDMRGHLLKYPVEVDRKGKVRPLPGSETFPDVGGNIVGSFIAIQENLTI